Genomic segment of Campylobacter ureolyticus ACS-301-V-Sch3b:
ATTAAGGCTTATTAATTCATCTATATTTAAATTTTTGTCATTTGTCAAAGCATAGCTAATGCCAGATATAAAACTTCTATCGCTTAATATCAAATTATTTAAATTTGGTTTTATGACTTTTTCATAATGTTCATTTCTATCGGCTAAGAACAAAAATAACTCAGCTTTTTTTGAAATTTCATCACCGTTTAATAATAAATTTCTTATCTTTTTTCCAAATTCGGTTCCACCAGGCTCTTTTGTTATAATAGCATCTTTATAAATTTCTTTTAAAAGATTAATTTGTGTGGTTTTGCCGACGCAATCAATTCCTTCAAATATCACTAGCATCTTCATCCTTTAAAATATCTAAAATTTCTTTTGGAACTAAATGTGAAATATCGCCTT
This window contains:
- the tmk gene encoding dTMP kinase, with product MLVIFEGIDCVGKTTQINLLKEIYKDAIITKEPGGTEFGKKIRNLLLNGDEISKKAELFLFLADRNEHYEKVIKPNLNNLILSDRSFISGISYALTNDKNLNIDELISLNKFALNGHFGDKFIFLKADENTLKNRLFNKKLDNIEKRGIKYLLTVQENMEMILNYLKFEVLKLNASDEISNIHAKIKEFIK